The Methylophilus sp. TWE2 region GCAAGCTGGTAAGTAATAATTTTTTGCGTGAAATCATATCGCCTCCATCGGAAATATTCCTGTTTTGTCAGACAAAAGCATACGCAAATTTATCCGGCAATAGCGTGGCGGTTTTGTATCGGAGTGTATCTTTGGCGCGGGTGATCGCTGATAGTATTAGGTAGCTGCTGCCTGACTGCGGTATGCTATCCATGACCGTTTGCAAATCGTGTATCCCCATGCAACAGCAATCCATACAGCAGATCAATCTTTCTTATGACAGGCAGCAAGACCGCTTGCTGTTGAGAACCGCTGTCAGCCCGGAGCAGGAAGTCCAGTTATGGATTACCTACCGGGTGGCACGCGAAATCTTCAAGATATTCAACCGCGAGGCACATTTGCCAGTGCCTGCATCGGTGCCGGAAAGTGCGCAGTCCCTCGTCGACGCCACGCGCCAGTTTGAGCAGGAAGCCGAAGCGGTGCAACAACTGGAGCACCTAGATTTTGAGACGGCTTACCAGCAACGGCCCAACATGGTCAGCGATGAGGTGCTGTTGGTGGTTGAAGTCCGGTTTGTCTCCATTAATGACCAACTGAACAATATGCAAATGGTTTGTGCCAATGGGGTCAACGTCAATATGGGCTTGAACCCGCAGTTGGTGCTGGCGATCAGCCGTATGCTGATGATCGCCAGCCAAGATGCGGGTTGGGCCTTGCCTGCTCCTAAGGAACCTGAAGCGGTTTCCAGCATCGTAATGCAAGTACCTACAGATAAACAGGTGTTACATTGATTGATTTTACATATTTGGGTGACAGCGGTATTCATGTTTCAAAAATCACGCTGGGCACCATGACCTTTGGTGACCAGAATACCCAGCAAGACGCCAACAGCCAGCTCGATTTTGCCTTAGAGCAGGGCATTAACTTTATAGATACGGCCGAGATGTATCCGGTGCCACCGCGTGCCGAGACGGTGACGCGTACTGAAACCATACTGGGTCACTGGATCAAGAACCAGCGCCGGGACCGTTTTGTACTGGCCAGTAAAGTGGCTGGCCCCAGGCGCGGCATGCAGTGGATTCGTGGCGGCCCGACTGGCATGGACCGCGCCAATATTCGTCAGGCCGTGCATGATAGCCTGACGCGCTTGCAAACCGATTACCTGGATGTGCTTTACTTGCATTGGCCTGAACGCAATGTGCCCATGTTCGGCCAGTACCAGTTTGACCCCAGTGCAGAACTGGACGCCAATGGCGAGCAACAGGCCTGGGTGCCGATCCAGACCCAGCTTGAAGTCCTGGATGAATTGATTCGCGAAGGCAAGATACGGGCGATAGGCTTGAGTAATGAGCAGCCCTGGGGCGTGATGGAGTTTTTGCGCGTTGCCCGTGAGCAGGGCTTGCCGCGCATTGCCGTGCTGCAAAACTGCTACAACCTGATGAACCGCGGCATGGAGTTTGGCATGACCGAAGTGCTTTACCGCGAGCGCATCAGCCTGGCCGCCTATTCACCACTGGCGTTTGGCCACCTCACCGGTAAGTATGTGGATGATCCTGCCACGCCGGGCCGCGTCACCTTGTTCCTGGGCTATGCCCAGCGTTACAAAAAACCGGGCGTGCCTGCCGCCTCCAAAGCCTATGCCGAGCTGGCGCGCGCGCATGGCCTGACACCGGCACAATTGGCGCTCAGTTTTGTGTATCACCGCTGGTTTGTCGGCACGACGATTATCGGTGCCACCAATATGCACCAGTTGCAGGAAAATATCGCGGCTTACCAGGTTCGCCTGAGCGATGACGTATTAGATGCGATTGAACAACTGCATTTGACCATAATGAATCCGGCGCCTTGAACTCAGCGCCCTAAGAAGGGAATCCACATGTTAACACCTGGCGACCTGCGCCACATTTTACTGCGCAGCCTGATTGTTTTTGCCTTGCCCCTGAGTGTGCAGGCGGCGGATGGTAACGATTTGCAGAACGCCCTGCGCACCTGCCAAAGCGAATTTGGTGAGGATGCCCGCCGTCGTTTGCTGTGTTTTGACCAAGTGGCGCAACAATATGCACCCACCTCGCCTGAGGCAAAGATCCACACTTCAAAACAGGCTGCTCTGGTGGAAAAGGTGGATTCAAAAACCAATTACCTGGCGCGTAAGTGGCACCTGAATGCCGATGATGAGCTGCACTTTACCGATCTGGAGACCTACCAGCTCAATTACGTGGTGGCGGCATATTCCAATAATCCGAATGAGGTGCCGACCTCCCCCTCCAGGCCCAATACCCAGGACCGGGATTTAAACAATAATGACCTGCACTTCCAGATCAGCCTGAAAACCCAGCTCATGAATTTGTCTGACTGGCTGCCGGAAAACCGCTGGGTGCATAGTGCGCGTCTGTGGGGTGCCTATACGCAGCAATCTTTCTGGCAGGTTTATAGCGCGAGCCAGTCTCGCCCGATGCGAGATCATAACTATTCGCCCGAGTTAATCTTGTCCCTGGGGTTGAACAAACCGGGCGAGCCCAAACAATGGGCGGCCCTGCCGGATATGGTTAACCTGGGCGTGGTACATGAATCCAATGGTCGTTCGGAGCCGCTTTCACGTAGCTGGAACCGGATTTACCTGCAAGGTGGCTGGCAATTGAATGACAGGTACAGTCTGCTGTTCCGGCCCTGGTGGCGCATCCCCGAGACCAAGTCCAATGACGATAACCCGGACATTAGCAAATATATGGGCTACGGCGATGCAGTGCTGCGTTGGGATAACGAAGCCAATACGACCGCTGCCAGCGTCACCTTACGCAATAATTTGCGCAGTGATAACAAGGGGTATGTGAAGTTTGATGTGCAGTACAAACCGCTCAAAAGTGAAAGTGTGCGCTTTTATGCCATGCTGGCAAGTGGCTATGGCGTCTCGCTGCTCGATTACAACCAGGCACAAACCATGTTCGGGATTGGTTTCGCGATTGGAGAATAGAGATGCCTGCAGCTAAGTAAAATCATGAGTGATTTTTAAGAAGGCTGCGCAAGCATTAAATTAATACGATGCGTATAGTGATGCCTAACGAGATGTACTTATTGATCAAAAACTTATTTAAGGAGAATGACCATGTGGACTAAACCAGCTGCTACTGAAATGCGTTTTGGCTTCGAAGTGACTATGTACGTCATGAACAAATAATCCAGACGTTAACTTGCATTACGACAAACCCGGCATACGCCGGGTTTGTCGTTTTAAAGCAGGCGAGTGCATTTACAAATGATTCAGGCGGGCGTGTTCTCCGAGCCCAATCGGTTTTGATGCGGCCATCGAGGCCACCATGGCAAACAGCCTGACCACTTTGCTGTGAGGGGCATCCCAATATTCTGCCAAATGAGGGACAAATTTTAGCAGGCACAGCGACGACGAATCAGGTCCTTCAGGAAACCAGGGCCTGACATAAGGGGACCATAAAGCCTGTTGGCGGCCAGGGTTGACCTCTATTTCACCATGACCGGACAAGGAAACATACATGCCATCGGGTTCGCCGCTGAAAGACAGGTTTAGTGTTTCCAGATGATCCACCTTTTCAGACCTGCGGTCGGTGAAGAACCAGATCACGCCATCATTATCCATTTCAATCGGCCCCATCGGCTGGCTGATCAACAGGCCCTGGTGGTTCATGAAAGTAAGCATCGCGATATCAAAATCTGCAATCAGCTCACCTAGTTTGTGGCGTTCTTCTGTTAATTGTCTGTGAATTTTCATGGGATATTCCTCCAAAAGATTTAAACGCTGATGGATTTTTCCACACTGTCACCATCGGCGACGATGGTGTAATCCTCCAACTTCAATTCGGGGTGTTCAACGCCAAAACGCGTTTTGCCTATCCTGTAACCTTCTTCTACATCCGGCGCCAGCACATTGGCTTGCCAGACGGGAGTGCCTTCATGGGGTTTTCCTTGCCAAACGGTGATGTTGAATATCGCCATGGAGTGCCTTTCAAAGCATGATCTTGAATTATTTTTAATGTTAAGGGATGTCACCGGGAAAACACCGTCGGGCGCAAACTGACTTGTTTGTCAGATAATCAAGACAGAGAGGTCTTCTCAGGATTCTTACAAGCAATTCAGTCAGAATGGTCTAGCCGTGGAAAAGCGGGCAGGGCAAAGTAGAGGCTCATTACTTTAAAAGGAATTTTTGCCATGATTGATGCCGCAGAAATTAAAGCTGATATGCCTGTCACCACCGCCCAGGCAGAACATGTGGCCGTGGTGGACCATCTGGTCAGCGATGATGTGATCAAACTGAAAAAAGATGACTCGGGTAAGCACCATTACATCCCGGTCAGCTGGGTGATCTCTACCGAAGGTGGCATAGTGAAAACCAATCGCACACTGGAACAGATCACCCATGACTGGGCAGATGTACAACCTTGATGCCAGATCAGTCTGTCGGAAGGTAGTTTAACAGGACGTCCTGAATAAAGCGGTTGGTCTTGTTCCTGGCTTGAACATGTTGTTCCCATAACTGCTCTACCATTTCTAGTTCTTCATCAGTAGGCAGGCATCCATTCCCTTTGAGGAAGGAATGCATTTTATCGTCTATGATGGCTTGCCGCACTTTTGCTTTTTTGAGGGAGTCGGCCCATTCGCTGGTCAATTGCTCCCACTTTTCTGTACTGTGGCTCACGTCGCTCTCCTGATAGTGTCACGGCCGGAATCTTAAGGATGTTCTAATGTGATTGGCGTAAACGAAGCCCCGTCGGAGACGAGGCTTCGTTATACTTCAACCATGAATCATTCACTTGCTGTTAATGGGCGGCAGCTTCTGCACGCGCGGCATCCCGCAAGCGTTTGACCTCATCATGGTTGCGTTTGGCGCCTTCAAGCTGGCGCACCACGACAAAGCGTACATGGGTAGGCAAGTCTTTTTCAGCTGCCCTGCGGTAAGTGGCCAGCGCCACATCTTCACCGCGCTCTGTTTCATTCAAGACTGCCAGGGTATCGTTACTGGTGAGGGCCGTTTTGATATCTATCCAGCGTCGGTGCAATGCACCGCTCAAACTGGTAGAGGAAGCGGGTTCACCCCCCAGTGAGCGCACCAGTTCCTGTAACTCCTGCACACTGGCAGCCACTTCCTGTGACCGGCGAAGGAAGAAGGCTTTTAATTGTGGGTCATCGACATTTTCAGCCGAAGAACGGAAACCTTCTTCCCCATCTTTGGATACCTCGATCAAGTCATTGAGGGTGGAAATAATCTCTTCATTGTCCATCTTGCGTCTCCAAAACTATTTAGAATGATAATGAAGTTTTAGTATGCCTACGGCGCCGCTAAGCCTGCATCGGATGAATACGTAAATGGGTGTAGGAATTGCTTTATGCCCCTCATCTGTTTACTGTTTGGCTGACCCACTTTTCCGCCTTGATGGATGGCCGTGCTGTGTTGTTTTGAGCATTGTCCCTGGGCAGCTCAGGCAGGTTGATGGTCATGGTTGGGAATGCAAAGTCAACCCCGTGTGCCTGGAACGCTTTCATGAGGTAAAGGTTAATGCTTTGCTGGACATCCATATACACATTAAAGTCAGTGGAGGTAATGAAGTAGACAATTTCAAAGTCTAGCGAGCTGGCGCCGAATGCCTTGAAGTGGGCCCGGTCAAAACGGGTATTGCTGGAAGCCTCTACCGCTTTGCGGACGATGCCGGGGATGTCGGCAATCGTCTCTGGCGGCGTGGCGTAATTAATGCCAAAGGTAAATACCACGCGCCGTTCTTCCATGCGCTTGTAGTTGTGGATGGTATTTTTCAACAGCTCTGTATTGCCGCAGATGACCTGCTCACCGCTGATGCTCCTGATCCGGGTTGTTTTCAAGCCCACGCGTTCAATCACCCCGGCAATCTCCCCAAACACCACAAAGTCACCGACTTCAAAAGGTTTGTCCAGGCCAATCGATAAGGAAGCAAACAGGTCACTTAGGATATTTTGCACGGCGAGGGCAACCGCCACACCGCCCACACCAAGACTGGCAACAAATGCCGTGATATTGACGCCAACATTGTCCAGCACAGTTAACAATGCCACTGACCAGATGAAGACGCGTAGTATCCATGACAATACCGTCGTCATCACCGGATTAGCCCCGGGCGCGGGGCCATCAATGGACGACAGGTGTTCACGCGCCCAGATGCCGACGCCCCTGTTGAGCCAAATCGCTACCTGGATACCGATGGTGATAAATAACACATGGTCCAGTCGCGCCGCCCATTTTTCTGGTAACTCCAGCACGTGCAGCCCCATCAATGTGGCCAACAGTAATAATGTCAATTGCTGTGTGCCTTGCAGAACCTCTATGGCGATGTCATCCAGCCTGGTGGAGGTGCGTTGCGCTATTTTAGACAGCCTGCTGATGGCTATTTTCCATCCCTGGTAGAAAACCAGGTAGAGCAGGGAAGAAATCAGTGCGGCATATAACCATTCATAAAGGGGGATGCCTAACCAGGCATGTGTGTGTAACCATTGTTCCATGAGGTTTCCTTATTTAAATCAATAGGCAAGTAGTTAAATCAATAGGCAAATCAATTCGTTGGTCAGTCAATGCATCACATTTTAAGTAACTGGGTGGGGGCAGGCCGTAGGAATAGGCTGATTTGGTTATCAGACCTTTCCTGGGGCACTGCTGCGTTTTCCTACAGCCAAATCAGTCATTGACTTGTAGTGTCTGCTGCTGCCCTCTCTACATAATGGGACGTGTCTGTGGCCGCTTGGTTCGCCACAATTGAATTTATATCAATATTTTAATTGATGAGAAGGAGCACGACATGAATCCTATTCGCCTGTTTTACTTTGTTTCCCCAAAAAGCCATGACGCGAAGCTGCTAACTGCCGACAAGCCGGATGTTTCGCAATTAATGCTGCTATATGTATTGCCGCTGTCATTGATTCCTTGCCTGATGATGTATTTGCGTCTTTACAATAGCTATCCGCAGTTGTTCTTTGACAACTTGCCGGGTAACCGCTTGATGGTGGTCAGCCTGGAGTTATTGGTGTTGCAACTGGTGGTGGTGCTGACCATGGCTTGGATCACGCAAAACCTGGCCGAAATGGTCAATGTCAAGCCCAGTTTCCGCGATGCCTTGCTGGTCATGGCGCTAGCAACCACACCATTGTGGCTGACCTCCTTGTTTTTTTTGGTGCCCAGTTTAAGCTTTAACGTGGTGGTGCACGCGGCCGCCGTACTGATCTCTGTCCTGCTAGTCTATCGCGGTGTAAGATATATTTTTGGTATCCGCGAGCGGGGAGCCCTTTTTAGCTTAAGCCTGGCTATTGTGTGTACTGCCGGCCTGGGGTTTGCAGTAATTCTGATCGGTTCCCTGATCTCCTGGGAAGCCATTGAGCAGCTACAGTTTGCGATCAAAAAGATGTAAAGCCTGCCTCAGGCAGTCAGCCTAATAGATTTGCTGGCTGCCCCCATGGGCGGAATCAGCTGG contains the following coding sequences:
- a CDS encoding aldo/keto reductase; its protein translation is MDFTYLGDSGIHVSKITLGTMTFGDQNTQQDANSQLDFALEQGINFIDTAEMYPVPPRAETVTRTETILGHWIKNQRRDRFVLASKVAGPRRGMQWIRGGPTGMDRANIRQAVHDSLTRLQTDYLDVLYLHWPERNVPMFGQYQFDPSAELDANGEQQAWVPIQTQLEVLDELIREGKIRAIGLSNEQPWGVMEFLRVAREQGLPRIAVLQNCYNLMNRGMEFGMTEVLYRERISLAAYSPLAFGHLTGKYVDDPATPGRVTLFLGYAQRYKKPGVPAASKAYAELARAHGLTPAQLALSFVYHRWFVGTTIIGATNMHQLQENIAAYQVRLSDDVLDAIEQLHLTIMNPAP
- a CDS encoding mechanosensitive ion channel family protein, whose translation is MEQWLHTHAWLGIPLYEWLYAALISSLLYLVFYQGWKIAISRLSKIAQRTSTRLDDIAIEVLQGTQQLTLLLLATLMGLHVLELPEKWAARLDHVLFITIGIQVAIWLNRGVGIWAREHLSSIDGPAPGANPVMTTVLSWILRVFIWSVALLTVLDNVGVNITAFVASLGVGGVAVALAVQNILSDLFASLSIGLDKPFEVGDFVVFGEIAGVIERVGLKTTRIRSISGEQVICGNTELLKNTIHNYKRMEERRVVFTFGINYATPPETIADIPGIVRKAVEASSNTRFDRAHFKAFGASSLDFEIVYFITSTDFNVYMDVQQSINLYLMKAFQAHGVDFAFPTMTINLPELPRDNAQNNTARPSIKAEKWVSQTVNR
- a CDS encoding phospholipase A; translated protein: MLTPGDLRHILLRSLIVFALPLSVQAADGNDLQNALRTCQSEFGEDARRRLLCFDQVAQQYAPTSPEAKIHTSKQAALVEKVDSKTNYLARKWHLNADDELHFTDLETYQLNYVVAAYSNNPNEVPTSPSRPNTQDRDLNNNDLHFQISLKTQLMNLSDWLPENRWVHSARLWGAYTQQSFWQVYSASQSRPMRDHNYSPELILSLGLNKPGEPKQWAALPDMVNLGVVHESNGRSEPLSRSWNRIYLQGGWQLNDRYSLLFRPWWRIPETKSNDDNPDISKYMGYGDAVLRWDNEANTTAASVTLRNNLRSDNKGYVKFDVQYKPLKSESVRFYAMLASGYGVSLLDYNQAQTMFGIGFAIGE
- a CDS encoding YIP1 family protein; translated protein: MNPIRLFYFVSPKSHDAKLLTADKPDVSQLMLLYVLPLSLIPCLMMYLRLYNSYPQLFFDNLPGNRLMVVSLELLVLQLVVVLTMAWITQNLAEMVNVKPSFRDALLVMALATTPLWLTSLFFLVPSLSFNVVVHAAAVLISVLLVYRGVRYIFGIRERGALFSLSLAIVCTAGLGFAVILIGSLISWEAIEQLQFAIKKM
- a CDS encoding pyridoxamine 5'-phosphate oxidase family protein — its product is MKIHRQLTEERHKLGELIADFDIAMLTFMNHQGLLISQPMGPIEMDNDGVIWFFTDRRSEKVDHLETLNLSFSGEPDGMYVSLSGHGEIEVNPGRQQALWSPYVRPWFPEGPDSSSLCLLKFVPHLAEYWDAPHSKVVRLFAMVASMAASKPIGLGEHARLNHL
- the pqqA gene encoding pyrroloquinoline quinone precursor peptide PqqA, coding for MWTKPAATEMRFGFEVTMYVMNK
- a CDS encoding DUF2171 domain-containing protein, which translates into the protein MIDAAEIKADMPVTTAQAEHVAVVDHLVSDDVIKLKKDDSGKHHYIPVSWVISTEGGIVKTNRTLEQITHDWADVQP
- a CDS encoding PA2169 family four-helix-bundle protein; amino-acid sequence: MDNEEIISTLNDLIEVSKDGEEGFRSSAENVDDPQLKAFFLRRSQEVAASVQELQELVRSLGGEPASSTSLSGALHRRWIDIKTALTSNDTLAVLNETERGEDVALATYRRAAEKDLPTHVRFVVVRQLEGAKRNHDEVKRLRDAARAEAAAH